From one Musa acuminata AAA Group cultivar baxijiao chromosome BXJ2-6, Cavendish_Baxijiao_AAA, whole genome shotgun sequence genomic stretch:
- the LOC135583329 gene encoding auxin response factor 7-like isoform X3 encodes MEQLEASTNQGLDQHVPVFNLPPKILCRVVNVELRAEPDTDEVYAHIILLPEPNQGEVTSPDPPFSEPERCKVYSFCKTLTASDTSTHGGFSVLRRHADECLPPLDMTQDPPCQELVAKDLHRNEWRFRHIFRGQPRRHLLTTGWSVFVSSKRLVAGDAFIFLRGENGELRVGVRRLMRQLNNMPSSVISSHSMHLGVLATASHAITTGTLFSVFYKPRASRSEFIISLNKYIEAKSHKFSVGMRFKMRFEGDDTPERRFSGTIVGAIDKVSSQWADSEWRSLKVQWDEPSSTLRPDSVSPWELEPLIAAAPPSAQPVQRIKRARLPASPVGTPGPSPTPVVYVGSWKSQVETAQMFSFSGPQRGEEPYSSYKPACIFSSASQSGSIGFNASNAPSTAINSHAPSTAINSRLCWPIMTETQSDTFSASINREPCDRKQETSKGCRLFGIQLIESSGMGEMSPVPTISGVGVDQPAISLEVDSDLQSRPSNIERSDAPADNSEPEKLCLRSSWETQSRQPRSCTKVHMQGMAVGRAVDLTRLCGYDDLLYKLENMFSIEGELSGAVKKWVVVYTDNEDDMMLVGDDPWLEFCSMVRKIYIYTSEEAKRLSPKRKLPPVIGEVVKSGSKKALFDADADTNAAAGQKGLGGQDDVSG; translated from the exons CAAGGTGAGGTCACTAGTCCGGATCCTCCTTTTTCTGAGCCTGAAAGGTGCAAAGTCTACTCCTTCTGTAAGACTTTAACTGCCTCGGACACAAGCACTCATGGAGGTTTTTCAGTTCTGAGGAGACATGCAGATGAATGTCTTCCTCCATTG GACATGACACAGGATCCACCTTGCCAAGAACTAGTTGCCAAAGATCTTCATCGAAACGAGTGGCGGTTCCGCCACATTTTTCGag GTCAACCTAGGCGCCACCTGCTTACAACAGGTTGGAGTGTATTTGTCAGCTCAAAGCGATTGGTGGCTGGTGATGCTTTTATATTTTTAAG AGGGGAAAATGGTGAGCTGCGAGTTGGTGTCAGGAGGCTCATGAGGCAACTCAATAACATGCCATCATCTGTCATTTCCAGTCATAGTATGCATCTTGGAGTTCTTGCTACAGCATCCCATGCTATCACTACTGGGACTCTTTTTTCTGTTTTTTACAAACCAAG AGCAAGTCGATCTGAGTTCATCATAAGTCTCAACAAGTATATTGAAGCCAAGAGTCACAAATTTTCTGTAGGGATGAGGTTTAAGATGAGATTTGAGGGTGATGATACTCCTGAAAGGAG ATTTAGTGGTACTATTGTTGGTGCCATAGACAAGGTATCATCTCAATGGGCAGATTCAGAGTGGAGATCCTTGAAG GTCCAATGGGATGAACCATCATCTACGCTGCGTCCAGACAGTGTTTCACCTTGGGAGTTGGAGCCGCTGATCGCAGCTGCTCCTCCGTCCGCCCAACCAGTCCAGCGAATCAAGCGTGCACGATTACCTGCTTCACCTGTTGGAACACCAGGACCTTCTCCTACGCCTG TTGTTTATGTAGGTTCTTGGAAATCCCAAGTCGAGACTGCCCAAATGTTCTCTTTTTCCGGGCCACAAAGAGGTGAAGAGCCATATTCATCATATAAACCAGCATGTATATTCTCATCTGCATCACAGTCTGGTTCCATTGGATTCAATGCAAGCAATGCTCCATCTACTGCTATCAACAGCCATGCTCCATCTACTGCTATCAACAGCCGCCTATGCTGGCCAATCATGACTGAAACTCAAAGTGACACCTTCTCGGCAAGCATCAATAGAGAACCATGTGATAGAAAACAGGAAACTAGCAAAGGCTGCAGGCTATTTGGGATTCAGCTGATTGAGAGTTCTGGAATGGGAGAAATGTCACCAGTCCCGACAATTTCAGGGGTTGGGGTGGACCAACCTGCAATATCTTTGGAAGTGGATTCAGACCTACAGTCACGGCCATCAAACATTGAGAGGTCTGATGCACCTGCAGACAACAGTGAGCCGGAGAAGTTATGCTTAAGGTCATCTTGGGAGACACAAAGCAGGCAACCGAGGAGCTGCACCAAG GTTCACATGCAAGGTATGGCAGTTGGAAGGGCAGTGGACTTGACAAGATTATGTGGATATGATGATCTTCTTTACAAGCTGGAAAACATGTTTAGTATTGAAGGAGAGCTCTCTGGTGCAGTCAAAAAGTGGGTGGTTGTCTACACAGACAATGAGGATGACATGATGTTGGTTGGTGATGACCCTTGGCT TGAGTTCTGCAGCATGGTGAGGAAGATATATATTTACACAAGCGAAGAAGCCAAGAGACTTTCTCCTAAGAGGAAGCTGCCACCAGTCATTGGTGAGGTTGTCAAGTCTGGTTCAAAGAAAGCCTTATTTGATGCTGATGCCGACACGAATGCAGCCGCGGGGCAGAAAGGTCTTGGAGGCCAGGATGATGTTTCTGGTTAA
- the LOC103987666 gene encoding phytolongin Phyl1.1-like gives MDSSSSSSSPGNIVFFSVSKEKDLLYSYNGGGQEIQALALSWSDKAKYHHAWHSHTVDNMTFGFLMQDGYTFFAIDDDGNTGNSEILLFLERLRDAFREVAKDDKVGDELSWVIRVRAGDKTRNASMKAQQLSGDTHEEKSPEDVGGISSRALKVDVLQGPAGGVISLSRSLSCRLMAQQRARRLWWRQVKIVAAVDALLCLTMFAVWLVVCEGFQCVS, from the coding sequence atggattcttcttcttcttcttcttcgcccgGAAACATCGTCTTCTTCAGCGTGTCCAAGGAGAAGGACCTTCTGTACTCCTACAATGGCGGCGGCCAGGAGATCCAGGCTTTGGCTCTGAGCTGGTCGGACAAGGCGAAATACCATCACGCTTGGCACTCCCACACCGTCGACAACATGACCTTCGGCTTCCTGATGCAGGACGGGTATACATTCTTCGCCATCGACGACGACGGGAACACCGGCAACTCGGAGATCCTGCTGTTCCTGGAGCGCCTCCGGGACGCCTTCAGGGAGGTGGCCAAGGACGACAAAGTGGGAGACGAGCTCAGCTGGGTTATCAGAGTCCGAGCAGGCGACAAGACCAGGAACGCCTCCATGAAGGCGCAGCAGCTGTCGGGGGACACGCACGAGGAGAAGAGTCCGGAGGATGTCGGCGGCATTTCGAGCAGGGCGTTGAAGGTGGACGTGCTGCAGGGGCCGGCGGGCGGTGTGATTTCTCTGAGCCGGAGCTTGAGCTGCAGGCTGATGGCGCAGCAGCGGGCGCGGCGGTTGTGGTGGCGCCAGGTGAAGATTGTTGCCGCGGTCGACGCGCTGCTGTGTTTGACCATGTTTGCCGTGTGGCTGGTAGTATGCGAAGGCTTTCAATGTGTGTCTTGA